The genomic segment TGTGTTTGttgactaatatttattttaaattttatttctaattattcgaattaaactaaaatgtttCTTCGATCAGGAAACTTTGGACACACTTATTGTACTTTTCTGGTAACATTTCAGTCAATTCTTTTCTTGTTAACCAATTGGGTTTTGACTTCTTATCGATTTCACCGGATTGATAATTTGCATAGTAGAAAAACACCTGAAAATAGAGATTCAATGTATAAACATCAAAACAATATGAactaaatctttgaaacatagattacaaaaataaaagaaaattgcaAATAGGATTCTAAcactaatttttaaatataattaaagtatctTACCTTGGCACCAATTTTGCCATTTACTTCTGaaggatatttatatttatagtaaccgCTAGGAGCATTtgataaaaattttacttttatatcagAACCACAGTTTTCTAAAAGCGTTCGTTCAGctgtctgaaaaaaaaattgttgtgtcatatattatatatatatatatatgtatatatgtatatgtatatatatatatattatcaacaaaattttatatatatctctcTACCTTAcacttttttgtatatacataaaaagttttaatatgtaTCATGCAGTTTTCATCTTCGAGCTATttgaaagtaattaaaataagtgtATAATTAGATTTGAcatataggtttttaaaaacacCATGATCTAATAATCTACCTGTCTTAAAGTCTCTCCTTCTGTCCATACTCCGTGAGGTAGAATAGTTTTGATATCATTTCCTAATTTAACTTGAGTGACAAGCACCAGATGCCTTTGAAGAAATCTATTGTGAGTACTTCTATCACCTTTTTTATCTGcttctgtaaaaataattaaaaaaataaataaagtttatgacTCTTTGTCTAAAGTCTATCCCTATCACAGGAGAAGTAAAGAGAAATAAACAACATTAGAATTAAACTACCACAATATCATTGATcaagaacttaaataatatttttgatttgcaAAAAATTGGCATTTTTAATGTCAGAAAAGATGTTTTCAGGATTCAAGAAGGaaaattaaagcaataataacaaaataacatcATGCATACTATTTATTTAGCAAAGTTATTAGCGAATCAAATGGAATATGTCaatttaaggtttgtttatatggACTCATTTTCAGTTTCATAATAGTAAGTATTGATTAGTATTCATCAATTTTCTCATTGTGaccattacatatattatggTAGACTCTTGGCACTCTTGAATGctctctattatatatattattattaatcagaATCTTATATCAGCCGAGCCATGTATAccaacaacccgcattagaaCAGCATTCTgtaataaactccaaaacttctcctcaaaaaaggacaggaggccttaggaggcgcagcagtgagacattcacaggctgttactcttatATCAACACATATtcatattaacaataaactaaaataataacataacaaggaaattcagaataaaaaaaggaaacatCATTACAAGATAATGAGATTGATTAAATGAAACACAAAAACAAAGTGAATTATATGAAGACTGGTGAAGATTTATCAATACCTGTCTCAATATCACCAAATTTGAAACTATCAAATTCTTCTTTGGATGCATCTTCAAAATCCTGAGCTGTTATTTTACTGACAATATCCATATCAACATCAGCTGATTCATTTTTAAGCAGTTCTGCTTGAACTCTGAAATTGTGTTTTTGtgaaatttcttttatttaatcttaaaatattattaatatttttattaacttacttaTCATTCTCTTTTCTAAGTTCGTGGTTAGATTTGAgacttttttcaatttcaagTGTCCCCAGCATATTTTTGAACTTCTTTTGAATATCATTAAGTGGTGGGGTAA from the Nymphalis io chromosome 10, ilAglIoxx1.1, whole genome shotgun sequence genome contains:
- the LOC126771047 gene encoding 39S ribosomal protein L46, mitochondrial, producing MIKMFLRKLIFSEISLSHRILIRDKSSWDLVTGVCVERLPVVTPPLNDIQKKFKNMLGTLEIEKSLKSNHELRKENDKVQAELLKNESADVDMDIVSKITAQDFEDASKEEFDSFKFGDIETEADKKGDRSTHNRFLQRHLVLVTQVKLGNDIKTILPHGVWTEGETLRQTAERTLLENCGSDIKVKFLSNAPSGYYKYKYPSEVNGKIGAKVFFYYANYQSGEIDKKSKPNWLTRKELTEMLPEKYNKCVQSFLIEETF